Genomic segment of Triticum aestivum cultivar Chinese Spring chromosome 6A, IWGSC CS RefSeq v2.1, whole genome shotgun sequence:
GCATTGAATTTTACTGAATAAGTGACTGACTTAATGCATGCCATTATCCAAGTTAGCCACTCAGCTGAAAACCCCCATTTGGTTAGGGCTTGCTCCAAAAAATCCCAATCAACCCGATCATAAGCCTTTGACAAGTCAAGTTTGTAAGCACGGGCTGCAGGACTGTTTGGCTTAAGAGATTGTATATGATGGATACACGCAAAAGCAATTATAGAGTTATCAGAAATAAGCCGTCCGAGGATAATCTGATTTTGGTTTTCAGAGATCAACTCCGATAGCATGGACGAAGGCGATTCACCAAGCACTTAGACACAATTTTATAAACCACATTGCATAAGCTTATCGGCCTAAAATCCTTGAGTTCCGTAGGATGGGGAACTTTTGGGATAAGGACAATAGTTGTAGCATTAACACCCTCAGGCATCACCCCCGATCTGAAAAATTCCAAGACGGACGCAACAATTTCAGATTTCAGAATAGCCCAATTACGTTGGTAAAACCTAGCAGGGAATCAATCCATGCCAGGTGCTTTCAAAGGCCCTATTTGAAATAAAGCATTCGACACCTCCTCCTCCGAGAACGGGGCACATAAAGTATCATTCATTGCTTGCGTAACTTTTGGTGTGATGCTCTCCAAGACAACCTCCGGTGACAAGGTTGGATCTTTCATATAAACTTCCTTGAAGTAGGACGTAGCCATGTGCTCCATATCAATCGGGACGGAACACCAAGAGCCATCAGTGTGCCACAGCTGCTGAATATAGTTTCTTCGCGCACGCCACATCGCCCTTTGATGGAGATATGTTGTATTCCTCTCACCTTCCTTTAACCACGTGATCCGCGAACGCTGGAGCCAAAGCATCTCCTCTCTATAGAGTAGTTCATCCAGGTGTTGCATTTTCTGCCTTAACATAGCCCTATCCGCATCTGAAGCTGTAGATTGGTAATCTCAGCATGCAACTTCTCCAATTCAGAAGCAACATGCCCAAAATTTTCCTTACTCGAAGATCGCAAATTTTTCATCATTTCCTTTAGTGCGTCTCGGACTGCACCAAGGTTACCAGCAGGCTTACTTTGCCCCCAACTTTCAGCCACCACGGCACCCAAAGCAGGGTGTCACTCCCACATTATTTCATACATGGGCGAGGCTCTAGTCCGCAAGGGTTCAACCTGTGTTAATCGGATATGAACTGGGGCATGATCTGAACATGACGATGCCAAGTGTATCACTTGCGTGAAAGGGAACAGATCCCTTCATGCTTCATTGGCACACGCTCTGTCCAATCTGACCCTTACATTTCTATCACCCTGTTGAGCATTATCATAAGTGAACGGAATCCTGGAGAATCCCAAGTACGTCAGCTCGCGGGACGTTAGACAGTCCCGAAACAATAGCATCTGGTTTTCCGACCGCTAAACACGCGAGAAGTGATCGTGTTGCCACATTGCCTCATTGAAATCTCCACACACTAGCCACGGTTCCACTGACCTTCCTCGGAGTGTAGTCAAGGATGCCCACATGCGATGGAGGTTCTCCACTCATGGCTCACCATAAACAAAGGTAGTCCTCCAAGATTTATCATTAGCACTATCCACAATTTGCACATCAATATACCGTGCACAAGAATCTAAAAATGTCACCTGCAGATTCTCATCCCAGTAAAGAGCGAGCCCCCCACTGCGACCATCACTAGAAACTCCCACAAAACCCTTCATTTGTAGTCTCCACTTAAGTCTCTCCATCTTAATTGAGGCTTGACGTGTTTCCAAAAGAAAAATCAGCCCCGGGGAATTCGCTTTTGAGAGGGCCAAAACCTCGCGAATTGTCCGCGCCCCCCCTCCTGGCAGTTccagattgatacgtctccaacgtatctataatttttgatgattccatgctattatatatatattatgttttggatgttaatgggctttattttacacttttatattattcttgggactaacctactaacccaaggcctagtgcaaattgctgttttctgcctatttcagtgtttcgcagaaaaggaatatcaaacggaatccaaagggaatgaaaccttcgagagagttatttttggaacaaacgtgaaccagaggacttggagtagacgtcaagtaaccaacgaggtggccatgaggcaggggcgcgcctaccccctgggcgcgccctccccctcgtgggccccttgtggctccaccgacctacttcttcctcctatatatgttcatataccatgaaaacatccaggagcaccacgaaaccctatttccaccgccgcaaccttctgtacccaagagatcccatcttggggccttttccagagctccaccggagggggcatcaatcacggagggcctctacatcaactccatggcccctccgatgatgtgtgagtagtttacttcagacctttgggtccatagttattagctagatggcttcttctctatctttggatctcaatacaaagttctcgatcttcttggagatatattcgatgtaacttctgcggtgtgtttgtcgagatccgatgaattgtgggtttatgatcaagtctatctatgaacaatatttcattcttctctgaaatcttttatgtatgattggttatctttgcaagtctctttgaattatcagtttggtttggcctactagattgatctttcttgcaatgggagaagtgcttagctttgggttcattcttgcggtgctcgatcccagtgacagaaagggaaacgacatgtattttattgttgccatcaaggataaaaagatggggtttatatcatattgcttgagtttatccctctacatcatgtcatcttacctaatgtgttactctgttcttatgaacttaatactctagatgcatgctggatagcggtcgatgtgtggagtaatagtagtagatgcaggaaggagtcggtctacttgtcccggacgtgatgcctatatacatgatcatgcctagatattctcataattattcgcttttctatcaattgctcgacagtaatttggtcaccgactgtaatacttatgctatcttgagagaagccactagtgaaacctatgccccccaggtctattctccattatattaatctcccgtcaacaagttatttctggcaccgtttattttgcaatctttactttcaatatatatcataaaaataccaaaaatatttatcttatcattattatctctatcagatctcactctcgtaagtgaccgtgaagggattgataacccctttatcgcgtcggttgcgaggttcttatttgtttgtgtagatacgagggacttgtgtgtagtatcctattggattgataccttggttctcaaaaactgagggaaatacttacgctactttgctgcatcaccctttcctcttcaagggaaaactaatgcagttctcaagaggtagcaagaaggatttctggtgccgttgccggggagtctatgcacaagtcaagacataccaagtacccatcacaaactcttatccctcgcattacattatttgccatttgcctcttattttcctctcccccacttcacccttgccattttatttgccctctttttccgttccccttctcttttccagttcgtctcttttcgcttgcctcttgtgtgcttgtgtgttcgaCTATtggtcacgatggctcaagataatactaaattgtgtgactttaccaataccaacaacaatgattttcttagcactctgattgctcctcttaccgatgctgaatcttgtgaaattaatgctgctttgctgaatcttgtcatgaaagatcaattctccggccttcctagtgaagatgccgctacccatctaaatagctttgttgatttatgtgatatgcaaaagaagaaagatgtggacaatgatattgttaaattgaagctatttctgtttcctcttagagatcgtgctaaaacttggttttcgtctttgcctaaaaatagtactgattcatggaataagtgcaaggatgcttttatctctaaatattttcctcccgctaagatcaactctcttagaaacgatattatgaattttaagcaacttgatcatgaacatgttgcacaagcttgggagaggatgaaattaatgatatgtaattgccctacacatggtttgaatttatggatgattatacaaaaaaaaattatgccggattgaatttttcttctagaaatcttttagtttcggccgtgggaggcacttttttggaaatcactttaggagaagctactaaactcctagataatattatggttaattattctcaatggtacactgaaagatctactagtaaaaaggtgcatgcaattgaagagattaatgttttgagtggaaagatggatgaacttatgaaattgtttgctaataagagtttttcttctgatcctaatgatatgcctttatctactttgattgagaataataatgaatctatggatgtgaattttgttggtaggaacaattttggtaacaacgcttatagaggaaattttaatcctaggccatatcctaataattcctctaataattatgacaattactacaaaaattcttatggaaattataataagatgccctttgattttgaatctagtattaaataatttattagttcgcaaaagaattttaatgctttgattgaagaaaaattgtttaagattgatgagttggctaggaacgtggatagaatttctcttgatgttgattctttgaaacttagatctatttcatgtaagcatgatatcaatgagtctctcaaagctatgagaatttccattgatgagtgcaaagaaagaaccgctaggatgcgtgctataaaagattgctttgtgaaagcgtgttcttctagtttccatgataatattgataaagatctaaaagttattgatgtgtctcctattaaatcttcgttttgcaatatgaatcttgataatgatgggactgaagatgagtcaactttagttaaaaggcgtcccaatgattcggagtttttagatcttgatgcaaaaattggtaaaagtgggatggaagaggtcaaaactttagatagcaatgaacccactatcttggatttcaaggaatttaattatgataattgctctttaatagattgtattttcttgttgcaatccgtgctaaattattcgcatgcttatagtcaacataaggcttttactaaatatatcgttgatgctttaatgcaatcttatgaagaaaaacttgaattgaaagtttctatccctagaaaactttatgatgagtgggaacctactattaaaattaaaattaaagatcatgaatgctatgctttgtgtgatttgggtgctagtgttttcactatttctaaaactttgtgtgatctgttaggtttccgtgattttgatgatctCTACTACTATAATGCATcagttttgaaattggatttacACTCCACTCTTGATTCCCACCAAGTAACACAAACTCACTTCTAGCCGTTGATTTCACCACATATCTCCTTATCCACCCTTCATCAGCCCTTAGCTCCACCGAATCGGACGGCTGCAATCAGCTGGATTCGCCACCACTCCCTTCCCGCGCTGTCTCCCGTGCGCTCGCGCGTTTGGAAGCTACTCGCACCTTCCCGGTAACTCCACAGCCCACGACATTTGGAATAATTTAATTGAAACAGAGCCCCGCGCGCGCGCTCTGCTGGAATGGAAAAGActgcataccttcaagcttcatcccgatttcaaaagaaaaaaacaaaaagctTCATCTCGGGCTAGCACAAGGCTATCATCCTGCCACAACTCCATCCCCGTTGTCTCCCATTGCCTGTATCTCCCCGCTCACATCTTgctaaaattccatttccatctgcTTGCAGAGTACCTCAACTCTTTGACGACCTTGCTATTGAGATCGCAGGGCTTGGTTGTCTGAAGTGTGCCACTCTTGCGCCCCGTCTCCGTTCATTCAGATTCGCGCGTCTTCGTCTCTTCGCTCTCTCCAGCCGCGCCGTACACCGGCAAGCCCGCCATGTACAATACACATTCTCTGTGCGGACGGCCAACAACACGGGAGGAAAGCACAGGTGAGTTGCTCCTTCTCTACAttaccgtttttctttttctgttgatGGTTATGAGTTTGGAGAATTCCTTTATGTCAGATTGCTTCCTGTCATTAGGATTAGCTGGTTCTACCTTGTTGATGTTCTTGGCTATTTCTTTGCGTGCAAGGTGTTTGCGTTTTTTACTAAGCCAGTGTAAGTTGCAGATTCTGTACGTAGACTACAAAAGCTACTATGTTTTGAGATAAGTGTGTCACGAAAGATGATTTGAttatttttcttgaattttttatgACTCTGCTATTTTATTTGGGCCATTTCGTTGTtcacatttaaaatatttattttgatagaAATATGATTGACACTCATTACTGACGGACATCAACTGCGATAATGAATTCATATTTTCTGTTTACCCATGAAAAAATGATTGTTGGCTAAagagcattctctctctctctctctctctctctctctctctctccatgccCTGAAATGTAAATTCCAGTTCAGTACCAATCTTTTCTTGTGTGTGTCTCATTAAGCTGATGATTGTAGATCAATATCGTCACCTAACTGAACAAACCGGTGCTGTACCAACGGATCCTTCTCAACGCAAACGTTACCGTGATCGGGTTAGGTATATGCAGATGACGCCACAACAGAGAGAAGCTTATTTGAAAAGGAATCGTGAGTACAAACGAATCAAGCGAGGTGACAGTGCAATTAGTAAGACTGTGCAACCCGTAAGAGGGGAGACCAGTATGAGTACCAATGATAACACACACTTGCCAACTGAATCTTCTACGACGCCAGAAGGTACTTTGTTGTGTGATGATAAGTAAAATAATCATCTTCACTATACATGATTAGGTGGTGACATTAGTCTGCAATTTGTGTGCCAGGGAAAGAAGTAGCCGTGACTATGTTACAAGAACAAGAAAGCCTTCCATTTTCAGGTTCTATGACACACAGTTCAGGGGTCCATCAAAGTAGGTGTCTGACAAAAAGGAAACGAGGTTGATAAAAATATATTAATTCAGTACTAATACATTTCTGTTTACTAATATTACAGACTAATTTGTTTGTTGTAATGTCAAAAACAGTGACAACAGTCGATAGTTATGATGTGTCTGCATCTGACCAAAGCGTCCTTGTTCAGCCAAACATGTGCCACCCAAAAAAGGGTACTCGGCTGAAGATCAGTCCATCTGGAATTTCTGTATCTCCTATTGCTTCGGAAGGCCAAGTTGTAATTGATGCGCAAAAAAATAACAGTGGATGTAAGCGGCGACACGGCACTAGCTGGTATTCCCAATTGGCACCTGAACAAAAAGAAGCATATTTACAAAGAGGCCGTGAGTATAAAAGAAGAAGAAAGTCTCAAGACGCAAGTTGCAGCCATGCACAAGATACATCTGATGGGGCAATTAGTAGTAATTTACAAAATACAGTTGGATATACTCATGTGCAACTACAAGGTCATACCAGCCGTCAACATGAAGATCTCATCTACCTGCCAAAGGATTCTTTTCCTGCCATTCAAGGTAACCTCAGTACCAACTAGCATTTATCTATTATATTGGTCCATATAAAACATTGTGTGACGTATATGATGATTCGACAATCAACAGATAACATTGGGGAAACAGGAGAAATGCTTGGATATAATGATGACCCTGATGAAGAAATTCGTATGTTTAGTGGGCATGGTAAGTATTACTGTACTTAATCGACAATATTACTTTTAAATATGATTTGTATTTCTAATCTAGCCTAATAAAAAATGCAGGTTTTGAATTTCAGTCGTATTTAGAAAATAATAATGCCCAAAGTTGCATTCAGGCAGATCCATATGATCATATATATCAAAATTTACCCACTGATTATCATCTTCTAGATCCAGTTCCTGACTGTAGGCATTGCAATGCAAAAAGGTTCCAGTATGAGAAACCAACGTTTTGTTGCATGGGTGGAAAAGTTAAAATAGTAACTCCACCAGTCCCTGATGAATTACGTCGACTGTACAGCAGCCAAGATCCAGATGCGAAGTATTTCCGGGATAACATACGTTACTTCAATTCTCACTTCTCCTTTACATCTCTTGGTGTTGTCTTGGATCAACGTTTTTGCAATAACAGATCTGGAGTTTACACATTCCGCGCACAAGGTCAAATTTATCATCGAATTGACCAATTAGTGCCAAAGGATGATGGGCCCAAGCATCTACAACTGTACTTTTATGACACTGATGCAGATTTACAGCAAAGATTTCGTCATTCACCTAACCTTGATAAAGATCTCATCAGAAAATTGTTGGGCATACTCTCATCTAATCCTTATGTCCATATCTTTAGAAGTCTCGGCTCCATTCCAAACCTTTGCGAGTATAGGATTGAGCTCAACACAAATATTGCTTTAGACCAGAGAGTATATAATGCTCCGACAGCATCACAGGTGGCAGCAATTTGGGTCGAGGGAAGCGATCCTCGAGGTCATTTTGATAGAAGTATCATGATTTATGGTGTATCAGACCGTCCACAATATATAAAAGCATATCATGGTTGCTATGATCCACTATCATATCCGTTGTTTTTCCCAAACGGAGAGGTCGGATGGAACTTGGATCTGCCCAGATTAAGTCGACATGCTAGGAAAATAATAGACAATCAAGCAAATGATTTTGATATAGAAGGTAAGTTTCCATCATACATTAATTGGTTACATGCTCAAAGTTTTAGTTTCTAGAACTATTTAATAATCATATATTATTTTGGATTCTGTAGGAATGCTAGAGAATAGTTCTGGTTCTTGCATCTCACCAAGAGAATATTATTGTTTCAAGCTGCAAATTAGACCTGGGAAGTTTAACATCTTACTCTTTGGAAGGCGATTGACTCAACAATATATAGTTGATATGTACATTAAGATTGAATCAATAAGATTGGCATTCTTGTCAAAGCCATCAACTCAGGTTCTCATCAGAGCAGATTTGTATCAAGGATTGGTCGATAGCATTGTTGCCGGTGAAACACGTGGGTGCATGACAGGTAGGCGCATTGTGCTTCCCCCATCATTTATCGGAGGACCAAGAGATATGCGTCGAAGATATCTGGATGCAATGGCTTTGGTCCAACGGTTTGGGAAACCAGACATATTCCTTACAATGACTTGCAACCCACATTGGGAAGAGATAACTAGAGAACTAGCAGAAGGTCAATCACCACAAGACAGGCCGGACTTGGTAGCACGAGTCTTCAAGGCAAAATTGGAGGATTTAAAGGATCTTTTGTTTAAGAAGAAATTCTTTGGTGAAGTTGCTGCACATGTGCACGTAATTGAATTTCAGAAAAGAGGTCTACCACATGCACATTTTTTAATAATTCTGAAATCAAACTACAAGATAACTAATCCGGACCAATATGATGAGATAATATCAGCTGAAATTCCTGATAATGATAAATATCCTATGCTGCATGATTTAGTTATTAAGCACATGATGCACGGCCCATGTGGAGTTCTCAACATAAATAATCCTTGCATGGAAAATGGAAGTTGTCGGTATCATTATCCTCGACATTTCGCAGAGACTACACAACAAGGAGAGGACTCTTATCCAATTTATAGGCGCAGGAATGACGGCCGTCGAGTGCGCATCAGGGGTGCAGTTTTGGATAATAGATGGGTTGTCCCATACAATCCCTATTTACTTATTCGATACAATTGCCATATAAATATTGAAGTTTGCTCTAGCATCAAGGCTGTGAAATATTTATTCAAATACATCTACAAAGGTCATGATCGTGCCTCCATTGTCATCGAAGCCGCAGAAGATGATGCAGTTATTAATGAAATTCGTGAGTATAGAGGTGCAAGGTTTATTTCACCTCCGGAAGCAATCTGGAGGATTTACTCTTTCAACCTTAGTGAGATGTATCCATCAGTTATACAGCTACAAGTCCATCTGCCAAATATGCACCTTGTTCACTATAAAGATTCAGAAAAATTAGAGGATGTGGTCTGCAAAGGATCGTCTTCGAGAACAATGCTAACTGAATACTTCAGAATGAACTCTATTGATAGTTATGCCAGGAATTTCTTATACAAGGAATTTCCAGAATTTTTTGAATGGAATAATAGTACCAAGAGCTGGAAACGTCGCAAACAGAGAATACAAGTAGGGAGACTTGTCACTGCACACCCAGCTGAAGGAGAACGCTATTACTTGAGGATACTGCTAAATCATGTGAGAGGGGCTACATCTTTCGAGGATTTACGGACTGTCGATGGTTTTGTTTTTGCCACTTTTAGAGAGGCCGCAGAAAGAAGGGGTCTGATTGAGGCTGATTGTAGTATTTCTGATTGTCTGAGCGAGGCCGCGGCATTTGCAATGCCTTCTGCCTTTAGAAGGCTTTTTGCTACAATATTGGTTTTCTGTGAGGTAAAAAATGTCCGTGAATTATGGGAAAAGCATTTTGAGGCCATGGCTGATGATTTTCAGCAGGGCAGCGCAACTGATAAAGAATCTATAGAGCAGATGGTACTTAGAGATATTAGTGATATCCTATATTCAATGGGGAAGAACATCAGTTGCTTTGATCTTCCAGAAATGCTAGATGGCACTGGGTTGGATGGCTCTAATTGTAGAGAAGTAATAGAAGAGATGTCTATTAATATTGATCCAGAGCATCTGGACCTTTATGCAACACTAAATTGTGAGCAAAGACTTGCCTTTGATGAGATAATGCATCACGTCCTACAGAAGAAGAGTAAGGTATTCTTTATTGATGGTCCATGAGGTACAGGAAAGACGCATCTCTATAAAGCTTTACTCGCTAAAGTGCGTTCCATGGGGCTAATAGCAATTGCAACTGCAACATCTGGAATTGCAGCGTCCATCATGCCGGGCGGTAGGACAGCACATTCGAGATTTAAAATACCAGTAAATATTCATGATGACAGTTTGTGCAGCT
This window contains:
- the LOC123129390 gene encoding uncharacterized protein, with product MLGYNDDPDEEIRMFSGHGFEFQSYLENNNAQSCIQADPYDHIYQNLPTDYHLLDPVPDCRHCNAKRFQYEKPTFCCMGGKVKIVTPPVPDELRRLYSSQDPDAKYFRDNIRYFNSHFSFTSLGVVLDQRFCNNRSGVYTFRAQGQIYHRIDQLVPKDDGPKHLQLYFYDTDADLQQRFRHSPNLDKDLIRKLLGILSSNPYVHIFRSLGSIPNLCEYRIELNTNIALDQRVYNAPTASQVAAIWVEGSDPRGHFDRSIMIYGVSDRPQYIKAYHGCYDPLSYPLFFPNGEVGWNLDLPRLSRHARKIIDNQANDFDIEGMLENSSGSCISPREYYCFKLQIRPGKFNILLFGREAAERRGLIEADCSISDCLSEAAAFAMPSAFRRLFATILVFCEVKNVRELWEKHFEAMADDFQQGSATDKESIEQMVLRDISDILYSMGKNISCFDLPEMLDGTGLDGSNCREVIEEMSINIDPEHLDLYATLNCEQRLAFDEIMHHVLQKKSKVFFIDGP